Proteins found in one Methylobacter sp. S3L5C genomic segment:
- a CDS encoding DUF2092 domain-containing protein yields MKYQFASNACLVVLMPTLLVLASGCSTHQVISSPTPQTQSVAAVESKAMEPLSDIESSPVIEPKAIAALQKMGGLLRTLKTYKVDFKVSKDEVLDSGQKIMVDGTSELTVQTPDHFHFSTKIDEAHRDLQFFYDGKTFTIYGNTNKLYASVPAAATIHELLDVAKVRYDIDLPFRDLFSWGTDTADVAAIQSAIYIGPTKINDVPCDHYAFRNMDVDWQLWIQQGKTPLPRKLVITTKTEEGQPQYVSDMDWKLSPKINNKIFTFVPQKDAYKIEFAVTKVAAENTK; encoded by the coding sequence ATGAAATATCAATTCGCAAGCAACGCTTGCTTAGTTGTCTTAATGCCGACATTGTTGGTATTGGCGAGCGGTTGTTCCACGCACCAGGTGATCTCATCGCCAACCCCGCAGACGCAGTCAGTAGCTGCCGTTGAGTCCAAAGCAATGGAGCCGTTATCGGATATTGAATCCTCACCCGTTATCGAGCCCAAAGCAATAGCAGCACTCCAGAAAATGGGAGGACTTCTACGAACACTGAAAACCTATAAGGTCGACTTTAAGGTATCCAAGGATGAAGTTCTCGATTCAGGGCAAAAAATCATGGTTGACGGAACTTCTGAACTGACGGTGCAAACACCTGACCATTTTCATTTCTCGACCAAGATTGACGAGGCACACCGCGATCTCCAGTTTTTCTATGATGGCAAGACATTTACTATCTATGGGAACACTAACAAACTCTACGCATCGGTGCCTGCTGCTGCCACCATCCATGAGTTACTAGACGTGGCCAAAGTACGCTACGACATAGATTTGCCGTTTAGGGACTTGTTCAGCTGGGGTACCGACACAGCGGATGTAGCCGCTATTCAGTCAGCTATATATATTGGTCCAACCAAAATCAACGATGTGCCGTGCGATCATTACGCGTTCCGGAATATGGACGTGGACTGGCAACTATGGATCCAACAGGGCAAAACACCGTTACCGAGAAAGCTGGTTATTACGACCAAGACAGAAGAAGGACAGCCCCAATACGTTTCCGACATGGATTGGAAACTATCGCCAAAGATTAACAATAAAATATTCACCTTTGTTCCGCAGAAGGATGCCTACAAGATCGAATTCGCCGTAACTAAAGTTGCTGCTGAAAACACGAAATAA
- a CDS encoding IS5 family transposase, whose protein sequence is MKRITLSDEEWTRILASLKKLPGVHIGLPDICRQFVNAILWILRTGAQWRVLPSTYGKWNSIFKRFSRWCINGIWGEILCHLAEDADLQDVSMDGSVIRAHACAAGAAYSSAENEALGRSKGGFGCKIHALCDGLGMPIKFILTGGQEAECKQAISLLENVNASAVLADKAYDTNELREWLASREIKAVIPPKSNRKEDIECDYWHYKERHAIECMFGKLKHYRRIATRYEKKAINYMGMLSFSSVLLWLR, encoded by the coding sequence ATGAAGCGGATAACATTAAGTGATGAAGAGTGGACTCGTATTTTGGCAAGCTTAAAAAAATTGCCTGGAGTTCATATCGGTTTACCCGATATTTGCAGGCAGTTTGTTAATGCCATTTTGTGGATATTACGTACGGGAGCACAGTGGCGTGTATTACCGTCAACGTATGGTAAATGGAATAGCATCTTCAAGCGTTTTTCACGTTGGTGTATCAATGGCATATGGGGTGAAATTCTCTGTCATCTTGCTGAAGACGCTGATTTACAAGATGTTTCCATGGATGGTTCAGTTATTAGAGCACATGCCTGCGCAGCTGGAGCGGCATATAGTTCTGCTGAGAATGAAGCACTTGGGCGCTCCAAAGGTGGATTTGGTTGTAAGATTCACGCGCTTTGTGATGGCTTGGGCATGCCCATCAAATTTATCCTGACAGGCGGGCAGGAGGCTGAATGCAAGCAAGCCATATCTTTATTGGAAAATGTTAATGCTTCAGCCGTTTTAGCAGACAAAGCCTACGACACGAACGAGTTGCGGGAGTGGTTAGCCAGTCGTGAAATAAAAGCGGTTATCCCACCTAAATCGAACCGAAAAGAAGATATTGAGTGCGATTATTGGCATTATAAGGAGCGGCATGCCATTGAATGTATGTTCGGTAAGCTCAAGCACTATCGCAGAATTGCTACACGATATGAGAAAAAAGCTATTAATTACATGGGGATGCTATCATTTTCCTCGGTGCTTTTATGGCTGAGGTGA
- a CDS encoding transposase, with amino-acid sequence MLIGIGHYFPTSPILVVTDSWFGDQSLWRQVRKVLGDCFHILSRLRCNNVLFAQPEAQGPGQRGRRRKFVGVFMMGYRIRI; translated from the coding sequence ATGTTGATAGGCATTGGGCATTATTTTCCCACATCGCCAATACTGGTTGTTACCGATAGTTGGTTTGGCGACCAGAGTCTGTGGCGGCAGGTCCGAAAAGTATTGGGGGATTGTTTCCATATATTATCTCGGCTGCGCTGCAATAACGTGTTGTTCGCCCAGCCTGAGGCACAGGGACCCGGACAGCGTGGACGTCGCCGTAAATTTGTAGGTGTTTTTATGATGGGGTATCGAATCCGGATTTAA
- a CDS encoding DUF6655 family protein: MMIKKTLHLVLVLTLSGCGTMWQTTLPTQTALDQMLVSTAADRAANLLVMNSQGEAIANLSGSLGKTFIYTKNFNTFDVKNQQYALHAIRRHFIDAGVVLVDDLKEGDTIAEIGTGALSIDNTSSLVGMPTITVPIPLIGNVSIPEISLYKKETNRALAEFAISLRDTHTGKTRGKSFLSVGTAKVDSWVVLLFFKFTTNDMQVPKQYDSIGD, encoded by the coding sequence ATGATGATAAAAAAAACGCTACACTTGGTTTTGGTTTTGACTTTAAGTGGTTGCGGTACTATGTGGCAAACGACTTTACCCACACAAACCGCGCTTGATCAAATGCTAGTCTCTACTGCCGCTGACCGTGCCGCTAATTTATTGGTTATGAATTCTCAAGGAGAAGCGATTGCAAACTTAAGTGGTAGTTTGGGAAAAACGTTTATTTATACGAAAAACTTTAATACCTTTGATGTTAAAAATCAACAATACGCGCTACACGCTATTCGTAGGCATTTTATTGATGCGGGTGTGGTTTTAGTTGATGACCTTAAAGAGGGGGATACGATTGCTGAGATTGGAACGGGAGCCTTATCGATAGATAACACCAGTTCATTAGTAGGAATGCCAACAATAACGGTACCGATTCCATTAATAGGAAATGTGAGTATCCCTGAAATTTCGTTGTATAAAAAAGAAACCAATCGTGCTTTAGCGGAATTTGCGATTAGTTTGCGTGATACGCATACTGGGAAAACGCGGGGTAAGTCTTTTCTTAGCGTAGGTACGGCGAAAGTTGACAGCTGGGTGGTGTTATTATTTTTCAAATTTACTACCAACGATATGCAGGTTCCAAAGCAATATGACAGTATTGGCGATTAA
- a CDS encoding acyltransferase, which translates to MHLKSFEYFRSLAILSIVAGHCYTYWAIESFYEKVFANLITGGTILFVFISGFFFHHVFYPKFQYQQFIFKKAKYVLLPYTLLTLAGVACFVFYLDRPPYAEIFITNQINDWHQYIWLCAQYWLVGNILDAYWYVPFIMIIFVLSPLFIKQIQLPIKVQLWLFIFLLCISSLIHRPAHNLSTFHSVIYFIPIYMLGIMCSIKREQVFHFLKGKSFILGLSVILLSAAQILIYKQYGSFHKEHLLSYEGIDLIIFQKILMCFFLLSVIQKFNDKQIPFLKYIASTSFAIYFIHPWILYFFDYLSVFKRFNFLPGTLGFMVTVPLVIAISLAIAVMFKWTLANKSRLVIGW; encoded by the coding sequence ATGCATTTAAAGTCATTTGAATATTTTAGAAGTTTAGCTATATTATCCATAGTTGCCGGTCATTGTTATACGTACTGGGCTATAGAATCATTTTATGAAAAAGTGTTTGCCAACCTAATCACCGGAGGCACTATTTTATTTGTGTTTATTTCCGGTTTCTTTTTTCATCATGTTTTTTATCCTAAATTTCAATACCAGCAATTTATTTTTAAAAAAGCGAAATATGTTTTACTACCGTATACCTTGCTAACGCTCGCCGGTGTTGCCTGTTTTGTTTTCTATTTGGATCGTCCACCTTATGCTGAAATTTTCATCACTAACCAAATAAACGATTGGCATCAATATATCTGGCTATGCGCCCAATACTGGTTGGTAGGCAACATATTGGATGCTTATTGGTATGTGCCTTTTATAATGATTATTTTTGTGCTGTCACCGCTCTTTATTAAACAAATACAACTACCTATCAAGGTCCAACTGTGGCTATTTATTTTTCTCTTATGCATTTCCAGCTTGATTCATCGTCCAGCGCATAATTTATCGACCTTTCATTCTGTCATTTATTTTATTCCTATTTATATGCTAGGTATTATGTGCTCTATAAAAAGAGAACAGGTATTTCATTTTTTAAAAGGCAAAAGTTTTATTTTAGGCCTCTCTGTTATTTTGCTATCGGCCGCACAAATTTTAATCTACAAGCAGTATGGTAGTTTTCATAAAGAGCACTTGCTGTCTTATGAAGGCATTGATTTGATTATTTTCCAAAAAATACTGATGTGTTTTTTCCTGTTATCAGTAATACAGAAATTTAACGATAAACAGATACCTTTTTTAAAATATATCGCCTCGACCAGTTTTGCTATTTATTTTATACATCCATGGATTCTTTATTTCTTTGATTATTTATCCGTTTTTAAACGTTTTAATTTTCTTCCCGGAACACTTGGCTTCATGGTGACGGTACCGCTGGTTATCGCCATAAGCCTGGCTATCGCTGTCATGTTTAAATGGACGCTTGCTAATAAAAGTCGCTTGGTTATTGGTTGGTAA
- a CDS encoding HdeD family acid-resistance protein, giving the protein MNAEFNSKKLRQRQYKIHDHIQMHWKLYAAEGVLFIILGIAAYIVPHFIPKGVSVVLGNFLLVVGLLQLVRSLMFMTIPGLNLFLFTGLFQFAIGFYFLAVEPIKGRITLTMLLVILFIMESTIKVCLGFMMRRLAQWNDMLLNGVTSLILAVVIWIVWPETWSWPLGLLLGTNMILFGSSLLNISLNYKLVQIRKVRNF; this is encoded by the coding sequence ATGAATGCTGAATTTAATAGCAAGAAATTGCGGCAACGACAATATAAAATCCACGATCACATTCAAATGCATTGGAAATTGTATGCTGCAGAAGGTGTTTTATTCATTATTCTAGGTATAGCAGCATACATCGTACCGCATTTTATCCCTAAAGGCGTTTCTGTCGTTTTAGGAAACTTTCTTTTAGTCGTGGGGTTATTGCAACTCGTCAGAAGTTTAATGTTTATGACTATTCCTGGATTAAATCTATTTCTATTTACTGGATTATTCCAGTTTGCTATAGGATTTTATTTTTTAGCGGTAGAACCTATTAAAGGCAGAATTACTTTGACTATGCTACTTGTCATTCTCTTCATAATGGAGAGTACTATAAAAGTATGCTTAGGATTTATGATGCGTCGACTCGCTCAGTGGAATGATATGTTATTAAACGGTGTCACGTCTTTAATATTAGCCGTTGTTATATGGATCGTCTGGCCAGAAACATGGTCTTGGCCGCTTGGTTTATTACTGGGTACAAATATGATTTTATTCGGCTCGTCATTACTTAACATCAGTTTGAACTATAAACTGGTGCAAATCCGTAAAGTCAGAAATTTTTAA